In a single window of the Caproicibacterium sp. BJN0003 genome:
- the secF gene encoding protein translocase subunit SecF: MKRVKKPMFFIVAILIFLFTFSSAFGLYKLDGDTSTTYIKGVGDIRWGIDINGGVEATFSPDTEGTTATKEQMDSAKSVIETRLIKNNITDYELYADYNHERIIVRFPWKNGEVTFDPEEAINELSATAQLTFREGNQYSNQTTDDNGNIVKTGPTGTTASSILLEGKDVKSASAAVQNNESTGKQEYVVSLEFTDEGAQKFADATKKIANEGSTLSIWMDDTMISYASVDKTKYGETGITGGKAVIQGSFTAKEVSTLANQINSGALPFKLNTTSFSTVSPVLGTTSLQAMLIAGIIGFAGICLFMLFVFRLPGVVAIISLCGQIALCFAAVSGYFPFINSFTLTLPGIAGIILSIGMGVDANIITATRIKEEICAGKSIDNAIRAGDENSFWAIFDGNITTIIVSVILMLVFGPTNILSSFFGPSTTGSIYSFGYTLLIGNIGNFIFGVFTTRTMTKSLSSFKCFRKRWLFGGVSEKKLAANPETTGIYKFHIGFSENKKIYIAFSLSLFAIGIICNVIFGTQLDIQFKGGSVIKYSYQGDLQSNDMEQVAKDITGKDVTVRLLGDMAGGSQQKSVSISFAGTDNITVDQQTQIAQALSEKYPDSQFTVVESSSINPTMGSDFFKKCIVACIITVVLLVLYVSMRFKKIGGFPAGTMAIVALLHDVLMIYFTFIIFRIPINDNFIAVALTILGYSLNDTIIIYDRIRENRRLLGGRASYAELVDLSTNQTLTRSIYTALCTFFAITCVFVLGSIFNLPSVTTFALPMMVGVLSGCYSSVCIAGPLYVAWEEHKKKKRIAAKAASANSQTKK, encoded by the coding sequence GCCTGTACAAATTAGATGGAGATACGTCAACAACGTACATAAAAGGTGTTGGAGATATCCGATGGGGAATTGATATTAACGGCGGTGTAGAAGCTACGTTCTCTCCGGATACGGAAGGAACAACAGCGACAAAAGAGCAGATGGACTCTGCAAAATCTGTTATTGAGACCCGTTTAATCAAAAACAATATTACAGATTATGAGCTGTATGCCGACTACAATCATGAACGGATTATTGTTCGTTTTCCATGGAAAAATGGAGAAGTGACATTTGATCCGGAAGAAGCAATCAATGAGCTTTCTGCAACAGCACAGCTGACTTTCCGAGAGGGAAATCAATATTCCAATCAGACTACGGATGACAACGGTAATATTGTTAAGACCGGTCCGACTGGCACAACGGCTTCCAGTATTCTGTTGGAAGGCAAAGACGTAAAATCTGCCAGTGCTGCAGTCCAGAATAATGAGTCTACCGGGAAACAGGAATATGTGGTTTCTCTGGAATTTACGGATGAAGGGGCTCAGAAATTTGCAGATGCAACGAAAAAAATTGCAAATGAAGGGTCTACACTTTCCATCTGGATGGACGATACCATGATTTCGTATGCGAGTGTAGATAAAACGAAGTATGGAGAAACTGGTATTACTGGTGGAAAAGCCGTTATTCAAGGTTCTTTTACAGCAAAAGAAGTTTCGACACTTGCAAATCAGATCAATTCCGGTGCTTTGCCGTTTAAGCTGAATACAACTAGCTTTAGTACTGTCAGTCCGGTTTTGGGGACAACTTCTCTGCAGGCAATGCTGATTGCAGGAATTATCGGGTTCGCCGGGATTTGCCTGTTTATGTTGTTTGTATTTCGCTTGCCCGGCGTTGTTGCCATTATTTCTCTATGCGGTCAGATCGCACTTTGCTTTGCGGCCGTATCGGGATACTTCCCATTTATTAACAGCTTTACTTTAACATTACCTGGCATTGCCGGCATTATTCTTTCCATCGGTATGGGCGTCGATGCTAATATTATTACAGCAACCCGTATTAAGGAAGAGATTTGCGCAGGGAAGAGCATAGACAATGCAATTCGTGCCGGTGATGAAAATAGTTTTTGGGCAATTTTTGATGGTAATATTACCACAATTATTGTATCTGTTATTTTGATGTTGGTCTTTGGCCCAACGAATATCCTTTCTTCTTTCTTTGGTCCAAGTACAACCGGATCGATTTATTCCTTTGGCTACACATTATTGATTGGCAACATCGGAAACTTTATCTTCGGCGTCTTTACCACCCGAACAATGACGAAGTCTTTGTCCTCCTTTAAATGTTTCCGTAAGCGCTGGCTTTTTGGCGGCGTTTCTGAGAAAAAACTGGCTGCTAATCCTGAGACTACTGGAATTTATAAATTCCATATTGGATTTAGTGAGAACAAAAAAATTTATATTGCCTTTTCACTTTCTTTGTTTGCAATTGGAATTATTTGTAACGTGATATTTGGCACACAACTGGATATTCAGTTTAAAGGTGGTTCCGTGATTAAGTATTCCTATCAGGGAGACCTTCAGTCCAATGACATGGAGCAAGTTGCAAAAGATATTACCGGAAAAGATGTGACGGTTCGGCTTTTAGGAGATATGGCTGGAGGATCGCAGCAGAAGAGTGTTTCAATTAGCTTTGCGGGGACCGATAATATTACAGTTGATCAACAGACGCAGATTGCACAGGCTTTGAGTGAAAAGTATCCTGACTCTCAATTTACAGTTGTTGAATCCAGTTCCATTAACCCAACGATGGGAAGCGATTTCTTTAAGAAGTGTATTGTTGCATGTATTATTACGGTAGTACTGCTTGTTTTGTATGTGTCTATGCGCTTTAAAAAGATTGGCGGATTTCCTGCCGGAACGATGGCAATTGTTGCTTTACTGCATGATGTCCTGATGATTTATTTCACATTTATTATTTTTAGGATTCCGATTAACGATAACTTTATTGCTGTTGCTTTGACAATCCTTGGTTACTCACTAAATGATACGATTATTATTTATGACCGTATTCGTGAGAATCGTCGACTTTTGGGAGGGCGTGCTTCCTATGCCGAGTTAGTGGATTTGAGTACGAATCAAACTTTGACTCGTTCAATTTATACCGCTTTGTGCACGTTCTTTGCAATCACTTGTGTGTTTGTGTTAGGGTCAATCTTCAATCTACCTAGTGTTACTACATTTGCGCTGCCTATGATGGTAGGGGTGCTTTCCGGCTGTTATTCTTCTGTTTGTATTGCTGGCCCACTTTATGTAGCTTGGGAAGAGCATAAGAAAAAGAAGAGAATTGCCGCAAAAGCTGCTAGTGCAAATTCACAGACCAAAAAATAA
- a CDS encoding nitroreductase family protein → MLKEIESRRSIRKYSTRDVTDKQILDLIESARLAPSGDNTQPWNFIVVRSAAIKNALISADHNQRWMKEAPVLLVCTADITCRKKDGPFHLDENSPEPELKQIIRDTAIAIENLLLEVEHDGLAACWTGWFDQKDVHPILGIPENQYICGIIPIGYSAEARPAPRPRRPLDTMVYYDSWGKSKK, encoded by the coding sequence ATGCTAAAAGAAATTGAATCCAGAAGAAGTATTCGAAAATATTCTACCCGCGATGTTACAGACAAACAAATTCTTGATTTAATCGAAAGTGCAAGGCTTGCTCCTTCCGGGGATAATACACAGCCCTGGAATTTTATTGTTGTCCGGTCTGCAGCCATCAAAAATGCTTTAATTTCCGCAGATCATAATCAAAGATGGATGAAAGAAGCACCTGTTCTGTTGGTTTGTACTGCAGATATTACCTGCAGAAAAAAAGACGGTCCCTTTCATCTCGATGAAAACAGCCCAGAACCGGAACTAAAGCAAATTATTCGCGACACTGCCATTGCCATTGAAAATCTTTTACTGGAAGTGGAGCATGATGGCCTTGCGGCCTGCTGGACCGGGTGGTTCGATCAAAAAGACGTCCACCCAATTTTAGGAATTCCTGAAAATCAATATATATGTGGAATTATTCCGATTGGATATTCTGCAGAAGCACGCCCGGCACCTCGTCCTAGAAGGCCTTTGGATACTATGGTTTACTACGACTCATGGGGAAAATCGAAAAAATAA
- a CDS encoding glycosyltransferase, with product MRIALFSGASNAHSDASAYVSILKKSLSRAGHTVLLVTCDPEADDCYTQDDTIFCPAKVSSNYYGYSVKSSMLSPVYDIMEAFRPNIIHAVTADDMGLSALHVAETNQLPFVLTLLNLYDTTEDAGVNRIYDSLLKMKARSTLRKLCTAADTICVPSGKTKEILRKLDIHCKMHRSPFCVDLETFSPIHGIDLEMREQLQIQPDETAFVFAGRLMGDCGVNELLQYWNSSVSVQDRLRLIIAGSGPDSAILTERAKMLGISSKVTFAGDLSKDDLNRCFSCCRAFVSASKSAAIKASPLEAMAAGLPVLLEQSSANAELVREGVNGFLFEHASQLGDKLRMLSQLDLEGEGLLRKLVRRSTAGLTCEALAAIMVQDYRNAMEHPHSAEKANSGSMHIHHVSNKSQNNH from the coding sequence ATGAGAATTGCATTATTTTCCGGAGCAAGTAATGCGCACAGTGATGCATCTGCATATGTATCAATTCTGAAAAAAAGCCTTTCCCGTGCAGGACACACTGTTTTATTGGTTACCTGCGATCCGGAAGCAGATGATTGTTATACTCAAGATGATACTATTTTTTGTCCCGCAAAGGTGTCTTCAAATTATTATGGGTATTCTGTAAAATCGAGTATGCTTTCTCCGGTTTACGATATTATGGAAGCATTTCGTCCCAACATTATTCACGCAGTAACAGCAGATGATATGGGACTCTCTGCGCTTCATGTAGCCGAAACAAACCAGCTTCCGTTTGTGCTGACTCTTTTGAATCTTTATGATACGACCGAAGATGCTGGTGTCAACCGCATTTATGACAGTCTTCTCAAAATGAAAGCTCGCAGCACTTTACGAAAGCTGTGCACTGCTGCCGATACCATTTGTGTTCCTTCCGGAAAAACAAAAGAGATTCTTCGCAAACTTGATATTCACTGTAAAATGCATCGATCTCCTTTTTGCGTTGATCTTGAGACTTTTTCTCCAATCCACGGAATCGATCTGGAAATGCGTGAGCAGTTGCAGATTCAGCCGGACGAAACTGCATTTGTTTTTGCCGGCAGATTAATGGGAGACTGCGGCGTCAATGAACTACTTCAATATTGGAATTCCAGTGTTTCAGTGCAGGATCGACTTCGCCTGATCATTGCCGGAAGCGGACCTGATTCTGCAATTCTGACAGAGCGTGCCAAAATGCTTGGAATCTCTTCAAAAGTAACTTTTGCAGGAGACCTTTCAAAAGATGATTTGAACCGCTGTTTCTCATGCTGCAGAGCATTTGTCAGTGCCAGCAAGTCTGCCGCGATCAAAGCTTCTCCTCTAGAGGCAATGGCGGCCGGTCTTCCAGTCCTTTTGGAACAAAGCAGTGCGAATGCTGAACTAGTAAGAGAAGGCGTCAACGGATTTTTGTTTGAACACGCCTCTCAGCTGGGCGACAAACTGCGTATGCTGAGCCAGCTTGACTTAGAAGGCGAAGGTCTTCTCCGAAAATTGGTGAGAAGAAGCACGGCAGGATTAACCTGTGAAGCGCTTGCCGCTATTATGGTGCAGGATTATCGAAATGCAATGGAACACCCTCACAGCGCCGAAAAAGCCAATAGTGGTTCCATGCATATTCATCATGTTTCGAACAAGTCACAAAATAATCATTAA
- the hprK gene encoding HPr(Ser) kinase/phosphatase produces MAENFTVSLSKIIQEISLNIVSMPCNPDEVLISSKDVNRPGLELNGFYKYYDTTRIIIIGNAETAFLNDCTPERRAEVLDKIFSAKPPAVIIARNLTPAPELLAATKHYQIPVLETSDTTSSLVAALVTYLNEELAPRVTRHGVLVEVYGEGILLVGDSGVGKSETAVELIKRGHRLVADDAVEIRRVSVETLIGQAPENIRHFIELRGIGIINARRIFGMGAVKMSEKLDMIINLELWNNEKIYDRMGLDNEYTELLGVKVPVLTIPVKPGRNLAVIIEVAAMNNRQKKMGYNGAQELLKHLGMDPDMMKQKETKLDLSF; encoded by the coding sequence TTGGCAGAAAATTTTACGGTTAGTCTTTCAAAAATCATTCAGGAAATTTCTTTGAATATTGTTAGTATGCCCTGTAATCCAGATGAAGTCTTGATTTCTTCAAAAGATGTGAATCGTCCAGGATTGGAACTCAATGGTTTTTATAAGTATTATGATACCACTCGCATCATTATTATTGGAAATGCCGAGACTGCTTTTTTAAATGATTGTACACCGGAGCGCCGAGCAGAAGTATTGGACAAAATTTTTTCAGCTAAGCCGCCGGCTGTTATTATTGCGAGAAATTTAACTCCGGCACCGGAACTTCTTGCTGCAACAAAGCACTATCAGATTCCTGTCTTAGAGACATCAGATACGACAAGCAGTCTTGTCGCAGCTTTAGTTACTTATTTAAACGAAGAGCTGGCACCTCGTGTTACGCGTCATGGAGTTTTGGTGGAAGTTTATGGAGAAGGAATCCTTTTGGTGGGAGACAGCGGCGTTGGAAAAAGTGAAACCGCAGTAGAACTCATCAAACGCGGTCATCGGCTGGTTGCAGATGATGCCGTAGAAATTCGTCGCGTTTCCGTAGAAACTTTAATTGGTCAGGCACCAGAAAATATTCGTCATTTTATCGAACTTCGGGGAATTGGAATCATCAATGCCCGCCGCATTTTTGGTATGGGTGCTGTTAAAATGAGCGAAAAATTGGATATGATTATTAATCTGGAACTTTGGAACAATGAAAAAATCTATGACAGAATGGGCCTTGATAATGAATATACAGAGCTTTTGGGAGTAAAAGTTCCTGTGTTGACAATCCCGGTAAAGCCGGGACGAAATCTTGCTGTTATTATTGAAGTTGCCGCAATGAATAATCGTCAGAAAAAGATGGGATATAATGGGGCACAGGAATTGTTAAAACATCTTGGAATGGACCCCGATATGATGAAACAAAAGGAAACAAAATTAGATTTGTCGTTTTAA
- a CDS encoding phosphatase, translating to MKIIADLHTHTVASTHAYSTLQEMVTAASEMGLSAIAVTDHGVEMPGAPKAGTWYFSNLRSIPHLYHGILVLRGQETNVLNMEGEIDLEKEAEPWMDWVVASIHPPCFRSGEKQKDVTSAWQGIAENPIVNVIGHCGDPRFPFDYEKMIPIFRDAGKLVELNEATFSVRSQSTSNCKKIMQLCKKYSAPIVVNSDSHFSANVGKFPQALALLQELNFPEELIINSNIERLRKYLQCYTRVFEDHALSEGGF from the coding sequence ATGAAGATTATCGCTGATTTGCATACACATACAGTTGCTTCTACGCACGCATATAGTACTTTGCAGGAAATGGTGACCGCAGCCTCTGAAATGGGGCTTTCTGCAATTGCTGTTACAGATCATGGAGTGGAGATGCCCGGCGCGCCTAAGGCTGGTACTTGGTATTTTTCCAATCTCCGATCAATTCCGCATCTTTACCATGGTATATTAGTCCTTCGCGGACAAGAAACCAATGTGCTCAATATGGAAGGGGAGATTGATCTCGAAAAGGAGGCGGAGCCATGGATGGATTGGGTTGTTGCCTCCATTCATCCGCCATGCTTTCGAAGTGGAGAAAAACAGAAGGATGTAACAAGCGCATGGCAGGGAATTGCAGAGAACCCTATCGTAAACGTAATTGGCCATTGCGGAGATCCCCGTTTTCCTTTTGACTACGAAAAGATGATTCCGATTTTTCGAGATGCAGGAAAATTAGTTGAACTAAATGAAGCTACTTTTTCTGTTCGGTCACAGTCAACTTCAAACTGTAAAAAGATTATGCAGTTATGTAAAAAATATTCAGCACCGATTGTTGTGAATAGCGATTCTCATTTTTCGGCGAATGTAGGAAAATTTCCGCAGGCTTTAGCACTACTGCAAGAACTGAATTTTCCGGAAGAGCTGATTATTAATTCAAATATAGAACGATTGAGAAAATATTTGCAGTGTTATACCCGTGTCTTTGAGGACCATGCCCTATCTGAAGGAGGATTTTGA
- the murB gene encoding UDP-N-acetylmuramate dehydrogenase, giving the protein MEKLEILKRTAQNVGCEVIENEQMSRHTTFQIGGPADLFITVSNIIALKDVIKSAGALGIPLLPLGNGSNLLVSDDGIRGAVLNLNGDFRKISLADPVTINCGAGATLASLCNFARKNSLSGLEFAWGIPGSAGGAAFMDAGAYDGQLSDVLFSTTHVTHSGRTGFLMGEEMELGYRSSAYQTNGCLITSLVVRLKKGNQEQISMQMEELLKRRKAKQPVELPSAGSTFKRPEGHFAGTLIEQCGLKGARVGGAMVSEKHAGFIVNMGGATCTDVLSLIEEIQKTVLQQTGISLECEVRYLS; this is encoded by the coding sequence ATGGAAAAGCTAGAAATATTAAAACGCACGGCCCAAAATGTGGGGTGTGAAGTAATAGAAAATGAACAGATGAGTCGCCATACTACTTTTCAAATTGGCGGTCCGGCGGATTTGTTTATTACGGTTTCCAATATTATTGCATTGAAAGACGTGATCAAGTCTGCAGGAGCATTGGGAATTCCGTTGCTGCCACTTGGAAACGGAAGCAATCTTTTGGTAAGTGATGATGGAATTCGCGGTGCAGTTTTAAATTTAAATGGAGATTTTCGAAAAATTTCTTTAGCAGATCCTGTTACCATTAATTGCGGAGCAGGAGCTACTTTGGCAAGTCTTTGCAATTTTGCGCGTAAAAATTCGCTGTCCGGACTTGAATTTGCATGGGGAATTCCAGGATCTGCCGGCGGTGCAGCCTTTATGGATGCGGGGGCTTATGATGGTCAGCTGAGCGATGTGCTTTTTTCAACTACGCATGTAACTCATTCAGGGAGAACAGGCTTCTTGATGGGAGAAGAAATGGAGCTTGGATATCGTTCCAGTGCCTATCAGACGAATGGATGTTTAATTACCTCTCTTGTTGTGCGCTTAAAGAAAGGAAATCAGGAGCAAATTTCCATGCAGATGGAAGAACTTTTGAAACGGAGAAAAGCAAAACAGCCTGTAGAATTACCAAGTGCTGGGAGTACGTTTAAGCGCCCTGAGGGGCATTTTGCAGGGACTTTGATTGAACAATGCGGATTAAAGGGTGCTAGAGTTGGAGGCGCTATGGTCAGTGAGAAGCATGCTGGCTTTATTGTCAACATGGGAGGGGCTACCTGTACAGATGTGCTGTCTTTAATTGAAGAAATTCAGAAAACGGTTTTGCAGCAGACTGGCATTTCTCTGGAATGTGAGGTCCGCTATCTCTCTTAG
- the rapZ gene encoding RNase adapter RapZ, which yields MNFIIVTGLSGAGKSRAMHAMEDIGFYCIDNLPPKLISPFYDLCMQAQPQISQVAVVTDIRGGDMFSSLFEALDNLKEENKPYKILFLDANDIVLQNRFKETRRKHPLSEDTHGIEQAVKLEREILRPVRERADYLIDTSLLSPAQLKQRIDSLFLDNASNALSIHCVSFGFKYGMPTEADLVFDVRCLPNPYYVEELRNLNGLDEPVRAYVMKWEQTQGFIKRLLDLIDYMMPLYCSEGKSQLVIAVGCTGGHHRSVAIAQLLYDHLIAQGMHASVNHRDIQKN from the coding sequence ATGAATTTTATTATTGTTACCGGTCTTTCAGGCGCTGGAAAATCGCGTGCGATGCATGCAATGGAAGATATCGGATTTTATTGTATTGATAATCTTCCGCCAAAATTAATTTCCCCTTTTTATGATCTGTGTATGCAGGCACAGCCTCAGATTTCACAAGTCGCAGTGGTAACGGATATCCGTGGCGGAGATATGTTTTCCAGCCTTTTTGAAGCCCTTGACAACTTAAAAGAAGAAAACAAACCATATAAAATTCTGTTTTTGGATGCGAACGATATTGTTCTTCAGAATCGTTTTAAAGAAACTCGCCGCAAGCATCCTCTGAGTGAAGATACCCACGGGATTGAGCAGGCGGTAAAATTGGAACGGGAAATTCTGCGTCCGGTGCGGGAACGTGCGGATTATTTGATCGATACTTCACTTTTATCTCCAGCACAACTCAAGCAGCGGATTGACAGCCTTTTTCTTGACAATGCTTCCAATGCATTGAGTATCCATTGCGTTTCTTTCGGGTTTAAATATGGAATGCCAACAGAAGCGGATCTGGTGTTTGATGTGCGGTGCTTGCCAAATCCTTATTATGTGGAAGAATTGCGTAACTTGAATGGACTCGATGAGCCTGTTCGCGCTTATGTGATGAAATGGGAACAAACGCAGGGATTTATTAAGCGTTTGCTCGATTTGATTGATTATATGATGCCGCTTTATTGCAGCGAGGGGAAGAGTCAACTGGTCATTGCAGTAGGCTGCACCGGTGGGCATCACCGCTCGGTAGCGATTGCACAGCTGCTTTATGATCATTTGATTGCACAGGGAATGCATGCTAGTGTGAATCATCGTGATATTCAAAAGAATTAG
- the whiA gene encoding DNA-binding protein WhiA, translating to MSFASAIKSELSKQKTSRICCRTAECYGILLFGRSFSLNGISFTTESPDAAHCASQMIAQVSGAIVETKRILRRAEHTAFVVSVEDIEDRRKILNMFGHDGNEIHLLLNHAVLENECCLSAFLRGAFLSCGTGVDPQKEYRLEFVVPHFHLAKSLSAILAEVPELALQPIISRRQGAYVVYLTGGDRISDFLTYLGAVQSSMEVMQAKMLKEVRNNVNRKTNFETANIGKTASAAALQIEAIERFLNLGGWAAIPEELRELAKKRYENPELSLRELGQSLETPLSRSGVNHRLQKLIELSEKLQKH from the coding sequence GTGTCTTTTGCTTCTGCAATTAAATCAGAACTAAGCAAACAAAAAACTTCGCGTATCTGCTGTCGTACGGCAGAGTGCTATGGTATTTTGCTCTTTGGCCGTTCTTTTTCATTGAATGGAATTTCGTTTACAACAGAAAGTCCTGACGCTGCGCATTGTGCGTCACAAATGATCGCACAAGTATCCGGAGCTATCGTCGAGACGAAAAGAATTCTTCGCCGTGCTGAACACACGGCGTTCGTTGTATCAGTGGAAGATATTGAAGATCGCCGAAAGATCCTAAACATGTTCGGCCATGATGGAAACGAGATCCATTTACTTCTTAATCATGCGGTTTTGGAAAACGAATGCTGCCTGAGTGCTTTTCTGCGGGGGGCTTTCCTTTCCTGCGGAACCGGAGTCGACCCTCAGAAGGAATATCGTTTGGAGTTTGTAGTACCGCATTTTCACCTTGCAAAAAGCTTGAGCGCAATTTTGGCAGAAGTTCCTGAACTTGCTTTACAGCCGATCATTTCTAGGCGGCAGGGAGCTTATGTCGTTTATTTGACCGGCGGAGATCGGATTTCTGATTTTCTCACTTATCTTGGAGCTGTTCAATCCTCTATGGAAGTGATGCAGGCAAAAATGCTCAAAGAGGTCCGAAATAATGTCAATCGGAAAACAAATTTTGAGACGGCCAATATTGGGAAAACAGCATCTGCTGCGGCTTTGCAGATTGAAGCAATTGAACGCTTTTTGAATTTAGGCGGCTGGGCTGCTATTCCGGAAGAATTGCGGGAACTTGCGAAAAAGCGCTATGAAAATCCGGAGCTTTCTTTACGAGAGCTTGGGCAAAGTCTAGAAACACCACTTTCTCGTTCTGGCGTCAATCATCGTTTGCAAAAACTAATTGAGCTGTCGGAAAAATTACAAAAACATTGA